A genomic segment from Montipora foliosa isolate CH-2021 chromosome 9, ASM3666993v2, whole genome shotgun sequence encodes:
- the LOC137969384 gene encoding ribosomal RNA small subunit methyltransferase H-like — MAALSMHCARSLFIFSSQKLRWFCTQGDSHTVHVPVMLKECLSFLAPRDGQVFIDATFGSGGHTAAILMSAKCKVYAMDRDPAAVEIARILSGRTEFKGRMFPAQGKFSEIYRVLKSHGVKNESFDGMLLDIGASTIQFEDPVRGFSFYKNGPLDMRMDVRNSSKESSSGERLPMTAADVVNSINETELIAILRQYGQEKEAVRISRAIVRARSKMPIVSTRQLAGIVTAAVRNIRTDRFSRQLHPAARTFQALRILVNDELNELQYALKTAHKLLRPGGRLVVISFHALEDSIVRHFFKETLSEVSYLRSRTKVAGKAKTSSWLPLHKKVIYPTEEEVYLNPRSRSARLRAAVKADNLVLDLTELTNLLDNNPGQSFYNGSTPQ, encoded by the exons ATGGCAGCTTTGTCAATGCATTGTGCGAGAAGCTTGTTTATTTTCTCTTCTCAGAAATTGCGATGGTTTTGTACTCAGGGTGATTCGCACACTGTCCATGTACCTGTCATGTTAAAGGAATGCTTGAGCTTTCTTGCACCCCGAGATGGCCAG GTTTTTATTGATGCAACATTTGGCTCCGGTGGGCATACAGCTGCCATCCTTATGAGTGCAAAATGCAAAGTCTATGCTATGGACAGAGACCCAGCTGCTGTTGAAATAGCACGCATTCTTTCAGGGAGAACTGAGTTTAAAGGAAGGATGTTTCCTGCTCAAGGAAAATTCAGTGAAATCTACAGAGTCCTTAAAAGTCACGGTGTTAAGAACGAATCTTTTGATGGGATGCTCCTTGATATTGGTGCTTCCACTATTCAATTTGAAGATCCAGTGCGAGGTTTTTCATTTTATAAGAATGGGCCTTTAGACATGAGAATGGATGTCCGTAATTCTTCAAAAGAAAGTAGCTCTGGGGAGAGGCTGCCAATGACAGCAGCTGATGTAGTGAATTCCATCAATGAAACGGAGCTCATTGCTATTTTACGGCAGTATGGACAGGAAAAGGAAGCAG TTCGCATATCCAGAGCTATAGTACGAGCCCGCAGCAAGATGCCAATAGTTTCCACGAGACAATTAGCAGGCATCGTTACTGCAGCAGTACGGAACATCCGAACCGACAGATTTTCCCGCCAACTTCATCCGGCCGCCAGAACTTTCCAAGCGTTGCGCATACTCGTAAACGATGAACTAAACGAATTGCAGTATGCTCTGAAAACGGCGCATAAACTTCTCCGTCCTGGTGGACGCCTAGTTGTCATTTCATTTCACGCGCTTGAAGACTCTATTGTAcggcattttttcaaagagacGCTCTCCGAAGTGAGCTACTTGCGGTCAAGAACGAAAGTTGCGGGGAAAGCGAAAACGAGCTCCTGGCTTCCCCTTCATAAGAAGGTTATTTATCCAACGGAAGAGGAAGTTTACCTCAATCCGCGCTCGCGATCTGCCAGATTGCGCGCCGCCGTAAAAGCGGACAATTTAGTTCTTGACTTAACTGAGCTTACAAACTTGTTAGATAATAATCCGGGGCAGAGTTTTTACAATGGTTCAACGCCGCAATGA